GGAGGATGCGGACATGAAGAGGACGAATGCTGTGCTGAAGTGCGTTGGGCTGGCCCTGTTGGGTCTGTGGACTGCAATGTCATCGGTTTCGATGGCTGCGGAGGTGGTCGTGCCCTATGCGGCAACGGGCAGCGGCTGGTGGACGGGGGTGGCCGTCACCAACGTCGACCTGGCCGACGGCCAGACCACCGAGGCCATTACCGTTGATTTCTACGCTCAGAACGGGACCCTTCTGGGCTCCAAAGACATCGGCATCCTCGCGGCCCAAGCCTTTTATGTGAATGTGGTTGAAGGCATTTTCGGGGGGGCCTTGCCCGAGCGCTTCTGGATGGTCATCTCCCACCCGGGCCGGGCCCAGATCAGCGTCACGGTCTTTTTCGGCAACTCCGCCCAAGGGGGATTTTCGACCACGGTCTATCGCTCCGACCAGGAACAGGCAGGGATTCCGATCACCCATGTGCCGTTCACGATCTACCGGCCAGGCTACTATTATCTGACCGGAAACCTTGAAAGTACCTCAACAACGGAACCGGCGATAGATTGCCAGGGGTACGGGGTCACCATCGACCTCAAGGGGTTCACCCTGCGGGGGCCGGGCAATAGCACCGGGGCGAACGATGGAATCGCCGTGAAAAAGGAGACCGTCATCAAGAACGGGGCGATCAAATTTTTTGGAAGGTATGGTATCGTCGGTCCAAGCTCCCATGCTTCTTACGGATTCGGCAAGATTCAGGTCGTCAATGTATCGATTAGGAATTGTGGCGATAGTGCAATTTCGCTTTCAGGAACATCAAATTTGGTCCAATCATGTCGTGCAATGGAGAACGGTAAGGGTATCGGGTCTGGCACGGGTAGCAGCGTTGTGGACAGCGTCAGTAGTCAGAACCAAGATGTCGGGTTTTCTATCGGCCATGGTTCATCGGCCAGAGGTAACGTGGCATATTTGAATGGTAGCCATGGGTTTAATTATTATTCCGGGTCCACACTCACCGGC
The genomic region above belongs to Deltaproteobacteria bacterium and contains:
- a CDS encoding right-handed parallel beta-helix repeat-containing protein, translated to MKRTNAVLKCVGLALLGLWTAMSSVSMAAEVVVPYAATGSGWWTGVAVTNVDLADGQTTEAITVDFYAQNGTLLGSKDIGILAAQAFYVNVVEGIFGGALPERFWMVISHPGRAQISVTVFFGNSAQGGFSTTVYRSDQEQAGIPITHVPFTIYRPGYYYLTGNLESTSTTEPAIDCQGYGVTIDLKGFTLRGPGNSTGANDGIAVKKETVIKNGAIKFFGRYGIVGPSSHASYGFGKIQVVNVSIRNCGDSAISLSGTSNLVQSCRAMENGKGIGSGTGSSVVDSVSSQNQDVGFSIGHGSSARGNVAYLNGSHGFNYYSGSTLTGNSAYKNGETGFSGSGGSGSTLVNNSARNNGNHGFYSPNCLLDQNVATDNNQSEGAYSNISASGSTLGTNHAPE